TTGAAAACATGTCGGGGACGATGCGGTTCTCCAAACTGGCCATGACGGCTCGTCACACAACAGGAGCCTGTTATATGCCTCGCATCCAACCGACCAGACCCCAGGTGGAGATCGTTGTCTGGCTCGCGGCCTTCCTGCTTCTCTTCTGCCTATCGTGGTCCTTCGACTGGCATGAGGGGCTGGATGCGTTCATCGAGAAGCATCATGACTATCCGCTCGACCACGCGCTCCTTGCCCTTAATATCTCCGGGTTTCTCGGGCTGATTTATTCCGCGCTGAGGATCCGCGATCTTTCGAGGGAGGTTCATCGCAGGCTGCAGGCCGAAAAGAACGTGGACTGGATTGCCTGTCACGACACGCTGACCGAACTGCCGAACCGCAGGTTTCTGGATTCCATCTGCGCGCAGGCGATGAGCGATCAAAGGGAAGAAACCTACGCCGTCTTCAGCATCGATCTCGACGGCTTCAAGAAGGTCAATGATCTCCTGGGACACGATCACGGTGATGCGGTGCTGAAGACTGTCGCTCAGCGGCTCTCTTCCCTCTTTCCCCGTGAGCACGTTTTTCGTCTTGGCGGAGACGAGTTTGTCGTTCTGGCGCGGCGCACTGGAAATCCCGATCTTGCCGCGTTGGGGAACCGCATCGTGAGCGTGATCGGCAAACCCTTCACATTCAATGGCGTCGCCGTCGATCTCGGCGCCAGTGTCGGCTTCGCACTTTATCCGGAGAACGGCGATGACCTGAGCCAGGTCATCCGACATTCGGACTGTGCGATGTATGTCGCCAAAAAGCAGGGGCGCAATCTGGTGAAGCCCTTCATGCCTTCGATGCAGGATGAGTTGGCGAAACGGATTCGGGTGGAAGCCGATCTAAGAGCAGCCATCAGGAAGGCTGAGATCGTTCCCTACTATCAACCGCTCGTGGACCTGAAGACGAACAAGATTATCGGCTTTGAGGCGCTGGCACGCTGGAAGACGGCCTCCGGCGAATTCATCCCGCCAAACGAATTCATTCCGGTGGCGGAGGAAGCCGGGCTGATCGTCGAATTGACGGACCAACTGCTTCGCCACGCCTGCACCGATGCGCTTTCCTGGCCAAGTGAGCTCGTCCTGTCATTCAACCTTTCTCCGATCCAGCTGAGCGATCGGTTGCTGGGGCTCAGAATTCTCAAGATATTGGGCGATGTCGGTCTGCCGGCGCACAGGGTCGAGCTGGAAGTGACGGAGAGCGCCATCATCCAGGACGCCGTCACTGCACGAATCGTGCTCGACGATCTGGTGAACGCTGGGGTCAGGATTGCCCTCGACGATTTTGGAACAGGCTATTCCAGCCTCTCACAACTCTCCAACTACCGGTTCGACAAGATCAAGATCGACAGGAGTTTCGTCTCTACATTCGAAACCAATGACAAGCAGGACAAGGTGATCAAGGCCATCATCGCTCTCGGCGTCGGACTTGGCGTGACGATAACCGCCGAGGGTATCGAAGAGGAGAGCCAACTTCAGCGGCTTCAGGATCTGGGTTGCGACATCGGCCAAGGATATCTGCTTGGTAGGCCAGCGCCGGCCGCGGAGCTTGCCACAGGTCAGGTCAGCGCCAGAATTTTGCAACGCGGTTGATGGGGGCCGCGGTATGTCGGCTCTGAATCAGAGCCGATACGAGCTTACCGACTTCAAGTTACGCTTATCAATGCCTCACTTCTCGCCCAAAGCTGCTTGGCTTTGTCGGCGTCGAGCGCATAGGACCTGACGCCGTCGGCAAAGGGGTTGGGCGTGTCATTGATCGGCGCGACCGCGCAATCTTCGAGATAGTGTCCGCCGATTTCGTCCTTGTCAGCCACGACTGCGGCCCAGACCGAGGTTGCCGCTACCTGCGGGATCTCTTTCAGCTCTGCCGGCGGAAGACCGGCTTATCCCGACCATACGGGATGTCTCGGCATCAATGGCGCCGTGGCGGGATCGGATGAAGCGGAACCCGTGCGGCAGGCGTTGATCGATTTTCGTGCGGCCGGCCAGGCGCAGCTTCGTGAACGCTTCGAACGGGCCAAGGCCGAGGGCGACTTGCCGGAGACGGCAAAAGCCGATGCCCTTGCAGCCTTCGTGATGGCTCTCACGCATGGCATGGCGGTGCTGGCCAAAGCCGGATTCAGCCGCGAGATGCTGGAGGCCGTTGCCGAGCAAGCGCTGTCCACCTGGCCGACCGACCGTTCCACGCTCTCCGAAAATTCATCCTAAACCTCAAGCGACGGGTGCTGCCCTTCGCCGCGCTCACCATCGAGCAAAGCGCCTGCGACGACGGTCGTTCGGCCCGTGAAGATTCTTCGTATCGATATCTTTTTGATAGTGACTTAGTCTTAAATTGATAGTAACCAAATGCGGGTCGATGTTCCATCGCAGAAGACGGCCTGAAAGAGGCAAGGCTCAGCTGTGGGGGGGCGTAGGACCGTCTTCAGTGTTCCGGCAACTCAGGAGTCAGATATGAAATACTACCTGTGCAAATACATTCCGCCCCGCCCAGACTTTCTGGCGACCATGTCTGCCGACGAGCAGGAATGGATGAAGCAGCACGGGGTTTTCCTCGATATGCGCCTCCAGGAAGGAAAGATCGTCGCGCATGGTCCGGTGATGGATCCTGCCGGCGGCTACGGCGTATCGCTCTACCAGATTGGCGATGATCAAGACATTCAGGCGATCACGTCGGAAGATCCGATCGTGAAGAACGGCGCCGGCCATTATGAGCATCATCCAATGCTTCATCTGAAGGCGCGTGGCTGACGTCGCATCGGCACTGTTGCCAGCCCGAGAGGGAGCACTTTCTCAGCGAGCTGTTGACCGGCTCATTGCGGATCTCTCACCGGCCAATGGAAGTTCAACATCGACGGCAGCAAGGTGCCCAGCAGCTCGGCTTCCGGCTCGTCGCTTCCGAGCACGAAGGAGAATTTGTCTTCGATTGCCATGTGGGCAATCCCATGGATCGTCGACACAGCCGCGACGATGCCGGGATGCACGGCTTGGTCCGTTTCAGGTGGAAAAGTCGATCCATAATATTCTGCGGCGGTAAGGACGAAGCCAGTCATAGCGGAATAGACGGCAGGCTCGAAGTCGGGGTGATGGCGGTTGACCAGATCCTTGCGGCAGATCAGGCGGAAATGACCGGGATTGTCGAGGGCGTATCTGACATAAGCCGTCCCGAGCGACTGGAGCTTCTGCTCAGCAGTTTGGTTCGCAACGAGAGCATCGGACAAATACCGAGCTAGTTGCCCATAGGCCGCGATCGCCACCTCGGTGAGCAGGCCGACGATGCTGCCAAAATGGTGTTTCGGCGCGCCGGGTGACACGCCGGCCCGGCGGGCTGCCTCCCGCAACGAAAATCCCTCGACGCCGCTTTCCCGGATGATCTCATCCGAGGCCGCGATCAAAGCCGAGCGAAGTTCGCCGTGATGGTAGTTTTCCCGGATTGTCACGCTCACGTTAATTCCTCAAAAATTGCACCGAAATCTATACACTGTATAAATTCCCCTTTACACGGAATTTATACAGTGTATAGATCATGCCTGTCCAGTCCACGCATAACCGAAACTTCAGGGATTTGCATCCATGAGTATATCAATCGCCCTTATCGGCCAGGAAGAGCAAATGGCCTCGCAGGTCTGCGCTCGTCCGAACAGATCGACTTCTTTCGAGGGTGGGTTGGATCGCAAATCCCCTAGCGCTGCATCGGTGGTTCCGTCGAGTTTGCATCTCGCCACGGCGATCACTCAAGAGATTTCCGCGGGGGACCGGTCGTGTGCTTGAACTCGGCCCCGGCACTGGCGTGCTGAACTAAGTCACACCAGCAATCCCTTTCAACA
The nucleotide sequence above comes from Rhizobium indicum. Encoded proteins:
- a CDS encoding putative bifunctional diguanylate cyclase/phosphodiesterase, translating into MPRIQPTRPQVEIVVWLAAFLLLFCLSWSFDWHEGLDAFIEKHHDYPLDHALLALNISGFLGLIYSALRIRDLSREVHRRLQAEKNVDWIACHDTLTELPNRRFLDSICAQAMSDQREETYAVFSIDLDGFKKVNDLLGHDHGDAVLKTVAQRLSSLFPREHVFRLGGDEFVVLARRTGNPDLAALGNRIVSVIGKPFTFNGVAVDLGASVGFALYPENGDDLSQVIRHSDCAMYVAKKQGRNLVKPFMPSMQDELAKRIRVEADLRAAIRKAEIVPYYQPLVDLKTNKIIGFEALARWKTASGEFIPPNEFIPVAEEAGLIVELTDQLLRHACTDALSWPSELVLSFNLSPIQLSDRLLGLRILKILGDVGLPAHRVELEVTESAIIQDAVTARIVLDDLVNAGVRIALDDFGTGYSSLSQLSNYRFDKIKIDRSFVSTFETNDKQDKVIKAIIALGVGLGVTITAEGIEEESQLQRLQDLGCDIGQGYLLGRPAPAAELATGQVSARILQRG
- a CDS encoding YciI family protein translates to MKYYLCKYIPPRPDFLATMSADEQEWMKQHGVFLDMRLQEGKIVAHGPVMDPAGGYGVSLYQIGDDQDIQAITSEDPIVKNGAGHYEHHPMLHLKARG
- a CDS encoding TetR/AcrR family transcriptional regulator, translated to MSVTIRENYHHGELRSALIAASDEIIRESGVEGFSLREAARRAGVSPGAPKHHFGSIVGLLTEVAIAAYGQLARYLSDALVANQTAEQKLQSLGTAYVRYALDNPGHFRLICRKDLVNRHHPDFEPAVYSAMTGFVLTAAEYYGSTFPPETDQAVHPGIVAAVSTIHGIAHMAIEDKFSFVLGSDEPEAELLGTLLPSMLNFHWPVRDPQ